The window AACCGGCGGTACCGTCGATCAACCGCAGTCGAAGACCCTGCATCTCAAAACGTCCGAGTATCTGAAACTCACCTCCATTCCCAGAAGCTTTCCACCTGTCCACATGAATAGCAAGGCTCAAACCTCCATCCGTCGTCTCCAATCGGAAGCGAAAAGATGATATGGAAGGTAAAGCACTCTCACCCGAAGCCACACCGACATGAATTCCAGTAGCAGTGATATATTTGGGAGACCACTTCCCATTTCTCATCTCAACCCAAGCCATCTTAATCTCCCAAAACTCCTCCGCCTTGGACGGCCCATTAACATTTTTTGCTTGGTCCGCCAAACTCGTCGTTTGatcctttcccttcttcgcTTGCCTTGCAATCTGCGGGATAAACAAGAACAACCGATTTTTGAACAGCGCAGGGAGAAGATAACTCCCCGGATGAGCAAGAGGCTTCTGGTCAGCATCAATCTCATGCGTCTGAATATCAACCTCCATCTTACTCCACGGAAGCCAGTTCCAACTCATCGACATCGTGGTTGTTCCAGTGACCACAAGCTGCCTATAGTAAAACACAAAAGGCGCCGCACGCGACCGACCAAAGAAGTGATATCTCCCGCGATAGTTCTTGGTCGATTCCCAGAGATAGCTCAACACTTCGAGGTCGGCGACTTCATGGATAGCGTAGACATACTCACGGAGTAATTGGCTGATGGTATCCCGGTCCAGACTTGCTTCGAGCATCTTACTCTCCAATTCCTCAAAGGCGTGGGTTTTGTCGTCTCGGAGGGAGGGGTCGACCCAATTCTCGGGATAGAGGAAGACTTTGCGGTTAGCTTGCCAGAGTGTAAATTTACACATCCAAGCCCAGAGGGATTGATCGACTGCGGTTGTCGATACGCCGTACACCTTCTCCAGCCCTAGCATCGATCGTTGTATGAAAAGTTGTgcgctggcaatggcctgcCCGATTCGTGATGTCTCCATTGGTGGACCCATCTGTAGGTCCATGAGGAAATCTGCCGATAGATCGTCGGTGGTGACGATACCGCGGCTGACAAAGACTGGCAAACGGATGATGTATTCTTGCAATACGCGTTGTTGCCTCGTGAGGACGACTTCTTTTGCTCGTACGAGTGCCCCACCACTTGTAGATGATGcagacgaggatgagagTGCCGTCTTTAATTCCTCTGCAAATTCAAAGTCCTCTGCTTTCTTTGGGTCCCAGGGTAGTTGCGCCCATGTATGCAGTATTTTAATAGGCACACCGAGATCCTTGGACAGGGAGCAAGCTTCACTTAGTTGCTGGAGAGGATATAAGTCCCCGTCGAGGAAGGTTTTGGCCAGGTCCTCGACTGTTGCCGTTGGCCAGCGCGTAGTGAAGAAAGCGGAAATGTCACTTGCGTCAAGTGAAGTCAGTCGTTTCGTCGCGGCCACCAATTTATCGATCGTATCCGTCTTCGACCCGCTTGAGAGTCGTTCAAGGTACTGGACATAGGCTATCAAAGTCGCCACACCAGACGTCGAAAACTTTGCTCGAATATTAATAAAGGACCGTAGTTGGAGTAGTTGAGAGACGTCTAAACGAGAGAAGTCAATCCCCCGTCCAAGATGAAAGCCAACCTCCGCCGGCTCAAGACCCAACATTTTAGCCACGCCCATACATCGTCCCAAGTGGCCCAGAGTTAGACAGACGCGACGTGCAAGCTCAATAGGACAAATCAAGCTGTCTTTCAAGCTCAACTCCCCTCCTGATGTAGAATACGATAGATTCTCCAACTGCAACCCATCCGTCCATTCCACTAAGACCACATCACCCTGTCGCAAGTGCTGAGGCGTAGTAAGACGCTTCACATTAGGCCCAGGGATAGGCGTAAAAGGACAATCCTGACCGTTGATGGCGGCTTTTCCCTTATCGGAGCCGGTGATGAAAGTATACTCCGCCGTCACAGGAGGGAAGAAGTATGTACTAGTTGCCCCGGAACAGTAGTCCTTGATAGAAGCATAGAAGCTGTTCAGAGACTGGAGGTATGTTGCATTTGTCGGATCTGAGACGCCAGGCAGGGGCGTGGGATCCTTGGCAGCCAGGAGCTGCTGAACGAGTTGAGAAGGGGCGTCGTGGAAACGAGTGGCGAGTGAGTCGCCGACGACAGTATCCGTTGCTCGACGTTTTAACTCTGGGACCATCCAGACCATGGCTTGTTTTCGACGTGCTGCAatctcttgttctctttcGTCAGGTTTCAAGCCTGGCACCGGCTTTTTAAAGGCGTTGATGACGTCTGATACGTTAAGACGAAAGGTCTGAGCAAACACGCTTATGGCTATGCTGTTGCTCGTTGTCGTGATGTCTAGGAAAGAGTTAGTAAAGTAACTCATGAACCAAGGGCGATGATAATGATGTCGAAAACATACTTGCTGTTCCCTCAACCACATCAACTGCATCCTTCGCAACAGAAGGACTCAACATCTTTGAACACATAGCCAGCAAAAACTCACTGCTATACACTTgaacatctccagctcctccccctccaccACTCAAAACCAAAGCAAACTCCCCCTCAACAGCTGCTATTCCCCCAACGATTCTAGCCACAGCACCTAAATCATGCTCATCCAACTTccccccctcctcttcttccaaggaAATGATTAAATCAAGCGCTTGCTGGCTCGACTCAATCCCTTCTGGCAGATCCAACCACAAATCCAATACCTTCAACGCACTCTGCGGATCAATAAAAGGGTCAACACCCCTCTTCTTACAAACAACCCTCCACCAATCCGCATACCTCTTCACCGGCAGACGAAGGATCTTGCACAGCCGCTGATGACTATATAGCCTAGCAATCCCATCAAGCGTCCATGCCGTGTTGGAATCGAACCCAATAATCCCCATGAACACAACATGCTCATCCTGCGTCATACCTAACGCTCGCAACACAGCACCCATATTCTTCCCAAACGTAGCATCCGTccgtccatctccatccacaaGCGCCAAGGACGGATACAACTTGACCAACCCGCTACGCAGAAACAGTCTCGCATAGAGAGAATTGGGAAATTGTGCGTACATGAGGCCCCAGAAGGGGAACAGCTCGACGACGGGGATACCAGCCTTGATTGATAATTGCTGCGCTGCGGCTAGACGTTGGATAAAGTCTCCATCCAAGACGTGGTGTTGAGTTGTATCATGAGGATAGATGACTTCTCGATGAGCGAGGGCGGCTATAGCTGCATCTGTTGTCTCGATGGACCAGCCAAGGGCGTTTCGGAGACGGATGAAAGATTGGAGATCGAGGGATGTACGGCGAGATATTCTAGCCGCTTCATCAGAGCGGCCGATCATGGGCGACTCTTGTAATCGCATATCCTCCAGTTCGTCGCTGAATTTCTGTTCTGTGCCTGGCTTATCGCCGACCGTCTTCTCCAGCGTGACCACGAGGCGATTACTCAAGTATCGAGTCTTGAGAATCATATTCAGCTCCAAAGGTGTGAGGTCAGATCTCGGCAGAAGCTGGGCCTTGATCAATCGAAGGCTAATAGTCGACGCTGGGTTTATCATCTTCCAAGTTGGTGTTCCGGATTTCGATCCATCATCAGGCGATGACGCTGCCACTTTCGGGTCATACGCTTCATAACCCCAGTACTCTCCCGCCAGGGACAGTCCCACAACCTGATTATAGGTTTTGGAAGCCAGGTCtgaatgctgctgctgaagaaaagTGACAAAGTCGTGCGTGTAAATGCCTTCCTGGGTGATAGCCTCAAAGTCCAACGGTTGCAAGCTGAGTGCCTCAGCAGCCAACCGCCGCTCATGCGTAGCATGTGCCGCAGCCAGATAATGCCCTTTCTTTGACGCTGGCAAGCTAGGAAAAGCTCGATGTACCAGATCCCCATCAGTCTGGAATCGCCTCAGCAGCTCATACCGTGAATAGCCCAACCCATGCAACGCAGCCCTCGTAATCCCCATAGCATTGTTATAAGGGAAAACCACCATAGGCGCAACCCTCTCCGCAACAGCTGTATACATCCCTCCCTCATCCACACCAAGTTCCTTCTCAAGGTAATTCTCCATGACTTCGACAACCATCTCCTGATACGTAACTGCCGTCCCAACCTCAACCTTGCTCAACTGCATCTCCGCCACATCGGGCCTCCGATGCAAGAAAATATCCAACATGGTCTTGGCGTCCTCCACCTCCCATCCCTTTTCACAAGTCCCGATGGATACACCgcggagaagctgcatgAGATCGACGAGGTATGACGCCGGGCCCAAGACAGAGGTACTCTCATCGGCGGTCACGCTGTCTAGATCGCGGAAGAGTGTGTCGAGGTTGACTTGTACATCGTCTGTCCCAGGGTAGTCTTTGCCAGATTTTATACCCGTTACGGCAAGGACTGGAATCTCACGGCGGGAGCGGACAATGTCGGCCCAGATGGCGTCATTGCGCGTATCTATGCGTTGTGCTTCGCGGTGTATGGCCACGAGTTTGGCGTTGCTgagggcagaggaggagagacgGCTGGTAAAATCAGATTGGGATGTGAGGGCTATAGACCGGGCGGATGTAAAGCCTGCATCAAGGAGAGCGGGTAGGTCTTCTGCGTCTGTGACTAGGGCGTGCAGACGGAGGAGGGAGGCTAGGGTTTTTTGGACTGCTGTGGCATCGCCAGCGGCAAGAGACGAGAGATTGGACTTGTAGGCTGGTGTGGAAGTGAATTGGCTAAAGGTGGAATGCGTCGTATTGCCACCATTGTTAGTGTTGGCGTGGAGGGCAAGGAGCTCGCGGAGGGCGATATTTGCGGCAGGGGGTTGGATAGCCAGGATTCCGGAGTTGCAGAGGGCGCTGAGCACGGCGGTTGGGGCGCGGAAGAGAAGCTCCGGGCGTACGGCTTTGGATATTTGTTGGGTTGCGGCGTCACTGTCGCCAGGAGGACGGTAGTACTTCAAAGCTACGTCGTTGAGTGTGCCGAGAGCTTCGTCTTGGAGGATGGGAAGGTAGAGTTCCCGATCATCCTTGCAAATGTCGATAATGTCAATCACGAATTGGAGGCGTTTGGAGATAGGGGAAGAAGCTGGGGAGGACGAGAGTTCGGAGGAGAGACTGGCTCGGAGGGCAGAGGGGAGTGGGAGACTGGTTCCGACGCTCTCGCGGATGGACGAAGTAATAGTGTTGTCCAGTCGGAGGGCTTCGTAAAATTCCtccattttttctttcttttcccctctctcttgTTCGTATTGGGAGTTTGTGAAGGAGGCTGGCGCGATCTTCGCGACTGTTTGGCGACAAAGTTCAAAGTCGTCGTAAATTGACGCACTCCTCAAGTCAAACGTTCAGGAAAAAGGCCCCGAGTACTTGTAGTCACGCATCCAATACCCCCAGAACAGATTCTTTCTCTGATTGAAATAACTATCACTCTATTTCTCCTCTCGGGCTCATTTTCAGCTTGCTATTAAGCAGTGGCGCGACCAAAAAGGGACGACGGTTGTGGGGTTCAAGGTAGAAGTCTGTCCCCTCACCCCCCTTTCCCTTCAGCTGGCCAGAAAcacatcttctccatcgatCACTGCTCTTTCTGGAATGCATTGCAGTTTAATAGACAGTGCATACATGAATGATGCGTACACATTAGATGTAGGTGAGGGATAAGAGTGAGGGGGTAGCAGTCGGGTATAGACGCATCTGTAGCGCCTGCGGATGCTGCCTTGCTTTCGTCACGATGTGGCCTCAAACTGCCTACTGCCAATAATATCCTTACAAACTTTCTCATATTACACTGCCTACTACTTGAGTACAACGATTTGGTTCCCCTACTCAgtgcctacctacctagaTCATCAGTCCTTTCCGGCCTGCCAACTACCGAAGCAGCACCCCCTCACTCATACCACACAGCCTGGTACTCCTTCTCCCACTCCGCAATCATCTTTCCCGCCTTATCCTGCGTCTTCTCCCTCACCCGCACCAACTTGGGGCCACCTTTATGCACGGCAGGGGTGCCAGTGATGTCCAACTGGAACCATGCCCCGGGTGGGACGTTCATGGCCTCATCCCAGAAGCCACCACTTTGGATTTCAATCTCCCATGGAACGACGGTAGGCTCCGGTGCCGGATTTGTTCCTGGCAATACCACCGGCGTGTCCTTGGGGCTGTTGATGGTTGCGGTGGTCGTGTACATGTCGGGGGACCAAGTGAGTGTCACAGTATCCTTCGGCTTGGGctcatcaacttcttccCCCTCCTCAACTTCCTGAGGGACAAATGGACCTCTACTGCGATACTTGAATTTGCTCCCACCCCTAAATAGACACCCATTGCCCTCATCGTCCCCAACATTGAAGAACACCACACAAGCCGCCAGGCTCACAGTCTTGGAGTTATCGTTGCTACCCCGTATTGTCAAAGTCAGCTTCCCGTCGATATCCGGTGTCGTAGATGAGCGTGCGGTCCAAGTCAGCTTGTGCGAGGAGATGACGGGTCCGCGGAAGTCGGGATTCACGAGGGGCATGTCAGAGATGGCTAATGCTGCTGTGCCCGTGTTAGCCACGGCAGCCCGTGATGCTACGCTGGTGCTGGCTACCTGTATGgacatgctgctgccgccgttgtcCTTTACATCTGGTACTTTGATGCGACCGTCGGCTTTGAACCTGTTACACGCGGCACACGCACGGTCAGTAAAGCCGAGAAGAGGCTATAGACGAGAGGGAAAATGGAACGAGGGAAACATACGGCCTcatcttgacagcagcaTTCAAATCGCCATATCGCCCCATGGAGGGATTCTGGAAATCCAGGGCAGCACCGCCGGGGTAGGTCAGTCGTCCAGCCTTCTTAAGCTTATTCTTGATATTCTTAACCATGTCGTCGATCCCGGAGCGCAACCCCGCCTCCAAACGTC is drawn from Trichoderma atroviride chromosome 7, complete sequence and contains these coding sequences:
- a CDS encoding uncharacterized protein (EggNog:ENOG41): MEEFYEALRLDNTITSSIRESVGTSLPLPSALRASLSSELSSSPASSPISKRLQFVIDIIDICKDDRELYLPILQDEALGTLNDVALKYYRPPGDSDAATQQISKAVRPELLFRAPTAVLSALCNSGILAIQPPAANIALRELLALHANTNNGGNTTHSTFSQFTSTPAYKSNLSSLAAGDATAVQKTLASLLRLHALVTDAEDLPALLDAGFTSARSIALTSQSDFTSRLSSSALSNAKLVAIHREAQRIDTRNDAIWADIVRSRREIPVLAVTGIKSGKDYPGTDDVQVNLDTLFRDLDSVTADESTSVLGPASYLVDLMQLLRGVSIGTCEKGWEVEDAKTMLDIFLHRRPDVAEMQLSKVEVGTAVTYQEMVVEVMENYLEKELGVDEGGMYTAVAERVAPMVVFPYNNAMGITRAALHGLGYSRYELLRRFQTDGDLVHRAFPSLPASKKGHYLAAAHATHERRLAAEALSLQPLDFEAITQEGIYTHDFVTFLQQQHSDLASKTYNQVVGLSLAGEYWGYEAYDPKVAASSPDDGSKSGTPTWKMINPASTISLRLIKAQLLPRSDLTPLELNMILKTRYLSNRLVVTLEKTVGDKPGTEQKFSDELEDMRLQESPMIGRSDEAARISRRTSLDLQSFIRLRNALGWSIETTDAAIAALAHREVIYPHDTTQHHVLDGDFIQRLAAAQQLSIKAGIPVVELFPFWGLMYAQFPNSLYARLFLRSGLVKLYPSLALVDGDGRTDATFGKNMGAVLRALGMTQDEHVVFMGIIGFDSNTAWTLDGIARLYSHQRLCKILRLPVKRYADWWRVVCKKRGVDPFIDPQSALKVLDLWLDLPEGIESSQQALDLIISLEEEEGGKLDEHDLGAVARIVGGIAAVEGEFALVLSGGGGGAGDVQVYSSEFLLAMCSKMLSPSVAKDAVDVVEGTANITTTSNSIAISVFAQTFRLNVSDVINAFKKPVPGLKPDEREQEIAARRKQAMVWMVPELKRRATDTVVGDSLATRFHDAPSQLVQQLLAAKDPTPLPGVSDPTNATYLQSLNSFYASIKDYCSGATSTYFFPPVTAEYTFITGSDKGKAAINGQDCPFTPIPGPNVKRLTTPQHLRQGDVVLVEWTDGLQLENLSYSTSGGELSLKDSLICPIELARRVCLTLGHLGRCMGVAKMLGLEPAEVGFHLGRGIDFSRLDVSQLLQLRSFINIRAKFSTSGVATLIAYVQYLERLSSGSKTDTIDKLVAATKRLTSLDASDISAFFTTRWPTATVEDLAKTFLDGDLYPLQQLSEACSLSKDLGVPIKILHTWAQLPWDPKKAEDFEFAEELKTALSSSSASSTSGGALVRAKEVVLTRQQRVLQEYIIRLPVFVSRGIVTTDDLSADFLMDLQMGPPMETSRIGQAIASAQLFIQRSMLGLEKVYGVSTTAVDQSLWAWMCKFTLWQANRKVFLYPENWVDPSLRDDKTHAFEELESKMLEASLDRDTISQLLREYVYAIHEVADLEVLSYLWESTKNYRGRYHFFGRSRAAPFVFYYRQLVVTGTTTMSMSWNWLPWSKMEVDIQTHEIDADQKPLAHPGSYLLPALFKNRLFLFIPQIARQAKKGKDQTTSLADQAKNVNGPSKAEEFWEIKMAWVEMRNGKWSPKYITATGIHVGVASGESALPSISSFRFRLETTDGGLSLAIHVDRWKASGNGGEFQILGRFEMQGLRLRLIDGTAGLTVGTHIDTEMEFGRITHSSSTDNISTLKSQVEAYTLGIDEKEHSLLAVPSPKTMTETYALSWLLTNNVSQYPGVLGLVVERTTPTQASLFFGYPGMTLEGKIDTSNKTTISTSTMTHDSALYLVEEIAGTEGYHAIFDALEHLPKDMKNRSFGFQNREYRELAMPASIYNWEMGFHVVSLLMERLLATQQFDLAIEISRLVFDPSRDDAEPDSAAAIAAATPKPLSNLDRSWRFVPFKSADLRLGGSVRQIIQNLKPLPAKHPEVQDWKANPFSPHAVARKRPAVYMKRFVMKCIEILIASGDQYFRQPSLEAIPMATQRYTEALTLFGPAPATIVSPTRPVTKRYDDIKSLVTDFATATVDMELEFPHFVNTHVRGECGDP